A genomic stretch from Methanothrix sp. includes:
- a CDS encoding deoxyribonuclease IV → MARFGVHVSIAGGLDLSVGRAIELGCDTYQIFTSNPRGWRSKHLSAGVIESFKAKLSSSGIWPVVGHMPYLPNLASPRENVYSRSVQALKDELMRCSALGIPYLVTHMGSHLGSGRDNGISRTVGAIEAALPHSDGTKILLETTSGSRNSIGGRFEDLADVRERVGSDLLGICLDTCHVFAAGYDLRDETSLDETLREFDSTVGLGNLMLIHLNDSVGDLGSGLDRHEHIGMGKIGLEGFAAVVNDRRLRELPMIMETPVDERRDDRGNLEVVRGLSRRGPS, encoded by the coding sequence TTGGCGAGATTTGGCGTGCATGTATCGATTGCTGGTGGTCTGGACCTCTCTGTGGGAAGGGCGATTGAGCTGGGCTGTGATACATATCAGATATTCACATCGAATCCAAGAGGATGGAGATCAAAGCATCTTTCAGCTGGCGTTATAGAATCTTTTAAAGCCAAACTAAGCAGCTCAGGGATATGGCCGGTGGTGGGCCACATGCCGTATCTCCCGAACCTGGCATCCCCCAGGGAGAACGTTTACTCCAGATCTGTGCAGGCGCTGAAGGATGAGCTGATGAGATGCAGCGCCCTGGGCATTCCGTATCTTGTAACGCACATGGGAAGCCATCTCGGATCCGGCAGAGATAACGGCATATCCCGCACAGTTGGCGCGATCGAGGCCGCGCTTCCTCATTCAGATGGCACCAAGATCCTGCTGGAGACCACATCCGGATCGAGGAACAGCATCGGCGGGAGGTTCGAGGATCTTGCAGATGTCAGGGAAAGAGTTGGCTCAGATCTTCTCGGCATATGTCTGGATACCTGTCATGTATTCGCTGCCGGATACGATCTTAGAGATGAGACGAGCCTGGATGAAACCCTGAGGGAATTCGACAGCACCGTTGGGCTGGGAAACCTCATGCTCATACATCTCAACGATTCGGTGGGCGATCTCGGATCCGGCCTGGACAGGCATGAGCATATCGGCATGGGCAAGATAGGACTTGAGGGGTTCGCAGCGGTGGTAAACGATCGCCGTCTCAGAGAGCTGCCCATGATAATGGAGACGCCTGTCGATGAGAGGAGGGATGACCGCGGGAACCTGGAGGTGGTTCGTGGACTCAGCCGAAGAGGGCCCTCATGA
- the trkA gene encoding Trk system potassium transporter TrkA, which produces MRVLITGAGEIGYRLAEAMVAEHDVTVIDRDIAALSRFEGMDLKPREGNAANARLLEELDVRDMDLVMAVTGSDEINIITCIIASRLGVKHTIARVRNPDYIDQPVKPLRELGIEYMICPELVMVEDLASTISFPAALMNRRLAGGMLELIELKVSEDMPLVGQLRDLNIPRGSKIVAVKSNGRVRLGDPNITVKPNDHVTMLIDPRSVADLRRSIHEDARDEKAVIVGGGLVGFYLAQRLEEMGIDLKLIEIDNQRCREISTYLSDTMILNGDGTDISLLTEEGVGDADVVFAVTGIDEKNLLSSLLSRQLGAKKIISRANRSYYVKLFERVGIDRAVSPGQVTADAVLWLAMGSEEMVTLSDEGMTLMDFAVRANSRLAGRHLMRELPSGAIAGMILRNGLPLVPDEHTILEEGDRVFVVSYQSSISRVRKIFSS; this is translated from the coding sequence ATGCGTGTACTCATAACCGGCGCCGGTGAGATCGGCTACCGGCTGGCAGAGGCGATGGTGGCAGAGCACGATGTGACTGTTATTGACAGGGACATCGCCGCACTGAGCCGCTTCGAGGGCATGGACCTGAAGCCACGGGAGGGGAACGCGGCAAATGCAAGACTGCTCGAGGAGCTCGATGTCAGGGATATGGATCTGGTCATGGCGGTCACAGGCAGCGATGAGATAAACATAATCACATGCATAATAGCGAGCCGGCTGGGCGTCAAACACACAATAGCCAGGGTCAGGAACCCAGACTATATCGATCAGCCGGTGAAGCCTCTGAGGGAGCTGGGAATAGAGTACATGATCTGTCCGGAGCTCGTCATGGTCGAGGATCTCGCCAGCACGATCTCGTTTCCAGCTGCTCTGATGAACAGAAGGCTTGCCGGCGGGATGCTCGAGCTTATCGAGCTCAAGGTGAGCGAGGATATGCCGCTTGTCGGCCAGCTCAGGGACCTGAACATACCCAGGGGCTCGAAGATCGTGGCCGTCAAGAGCAACGGCAGGGTCAGGCTTGGCGATCCGAACATCACAGTGAAACCGAATGATCATGTGACAATGCTTATAGATCCGAGGAGCGTCGCGGATCTCAGGCGGAGCATACATGAGGATGCCAGGGACGAGAAGGCAGTCATAGTCGGTGGCGGGCTTGTGGGATTCTATCTGGCCCAGCGGCTGGAGGAGATGGGCATAGATCTCAAGCTCATCGAGATCGACAACCAGAGGTGCAGGGAGATCTCGACGTATCTCTCGGACACCATGATCCTGAACGGGGATGGGACAGATATCTCTCTCCTGACAGAGGAGGGCGTGGGGGATGCTGATGTTGTGTTTGCAGTCACAGGGATCGATGAGAAGAACCTTCTGAGCTCCCTTCTTTCAAGGCAGCTCGGCGCGAAGAAGATTATCTCGAGGGCTAACAGAAGCTACTACGTGAAGCTCTTCGAGCGTGTCGGCATAGACAGGGCTGTCAGCCCAGGGCAGGTCACCGCAGATGCGGTCCTCTGGCTTGCCATGGGAAGCGAGGAGATGGTGACGCTGAGCGATGAGGGCATGACCCTGATGGATTTCGCGGTCAGGGCCAACTCCAGGCTTGCGGGCAGACATCTGATGAGGGAGCTGCCATCAGGCGCAATCGCCGGGATGATCCTCAGAAACGGTCTTCCTCTGGTCCCAGATGAGCACACGATCCTGGAGGAGGGGGACAGGGTCTTCGTCGTCTCATACCAGTCCTCCATCTCGAGGGTCAGGAAGATCTTCTCATCATGA
- a CDS encoding DHH family phosphoesterase, giving the protein MRIPETDAIKHLCGRRKIYLCHRNADPDAIGSAFALSWLFGGDIGAVGDLSRAAIQLADSIGIAPIIDPDLNSYDLVVLVDTSVSSQIGGAILQRYGVIDHHLDTDLLENAEFYIQREVDSTAQIVWSIIKSSGRAFEIPREVALALLAGMISDTGRFRHASAETFRDVYEILEAGDVDYGEVMEVLSRAPLDFSQRVAVLKAATRARITWKGEWIIACTEVSAFEGSSAMALLDLGADVAFAASSHGGVCRVSGRASFRAAQAGIDLADLMKSIARMHGGSGGGHRGAAAMEVCYPPGRLLAELAEAALDRLKA; this is encoded by the coding sequence ATGCGCATTCCAGAAACCGATGCCATAAAGCACCTTTGCGGCCGCAGGAAGATATACCTCTGCCACAGGAACGCAGACCCGGATGCAATAGGGAGCGCTTTCGCTCTCAGCTGGCTTTTCGGCGGTGATATCGGGGCTGTTGGCGATCTGAGCAGGGCCGCCATTCAGCTTGCAGATTCGATAGGAATAGCGCCCATAATAGATCCGGATCTCAACTCATACGATCTGGTAGTTCTTGTTGACACCTCAGTGAGCTCACAGATAGGCGGCGCGATTCTCCAGAGGTACGGCGTCATAGATCACCATCTCGATACAGATCTCCTGGAGAATGCCGAGTTCTACATCCAGCGTGAGGTGGATTCTACAGCTCAGATCGTGTGGAGTATTATAAAGAGCTCCGGCAGGGCGTTCGAGATCCCCAGAGAGGTCGCTCTTGCCCTCCTCGCAGGCATGATCTCTGACACGGGGAGGTTCAGGCATGCATCAGCAGAGACCTTCAGAGATGTGTACGAGATCCTGGAGGCCGGCGATGTGGATTACGGCGAGGTCATGGAGGTCCTCTCCAGGGCTCCCCTGGACTTCTCACAGCGGGTGGCGGTGCTCAAGGCTGCGACCAGAGCGAGGATCACCTGGAAGGGCGAGTGGATAATCGCATGCACAGAGGTGAGCGCATTCGAGGGCTCCTCTGCCATGGCGCTCCTTGACCTGGGCGCAGATGTTGCATTTGCGGCCAGCAGCCACGGCGGGGTCTGCAGGGTTAGCGGGAGGGCCAGCTTCAGAGCCGCTCAGGCTGGTATCGATCTGGCGGATCTGATGAAGAGCATTGCCAGAATGCATGGCGGGAGCGGCGGCGGCCATCGGGGGGCTGCAGCAATGGAGGTGTGCTATCCTCCAGGGAGGCTGCTGGCAGAGCTGGCTGAGGCCGCGCTTGACAGGCTGAAGGCCTGA
- a CDS encoding phosphoglycerate kinase: MKDYLTMDDLILENKRVLVRVDINSPMDPTGKILDDKRFRSHLETLKALEDSKVVLMAHQSRPGKKDFSTMEPHAKQLSKLLRKDVTYVDDIFGSMARDAIRSLESGEILLLENTRFYAEESLSRSPADHAKSHMVQKLAPLFDVFINDAFAVSHRSHLSVVGFTEVLPSAAGILMDKEIQALDKGLKASEHPCVFALGGAKVDDSIKVAQNVLRRGADSVLALGLVSVVFLMAAGMNVGETNRRFVESQGYLDQVEIAKKILNEHPGKVILPRDIAVDRDGERLEASVESIPDYPISDIGLETIVEFSKILRSARVAVLNGPAGITEKERFVLGTAEILKAATEAGYSIAGGGHTVAAIEKLGLESRFSHVSMGGGASITYLSGEPMPGIEALKSAAARYRKL, from the coding sequence GTGAAGGATTACCTCACCATGGATGATCTCATACTGGAGAACAAACGGGTGCTGGTGAGAGTTGACATCAACTCCCCGATGGACCCCACGGGAAAGATTCTGGACGACAAGAGGTTCAGGAGCCATCTTGAAACTCTGAAGGCACTGGAGGACTCGAAGGTCGTTCTGATGGCCCATCAGTCCAGGCCTGGCAAAAAGGACTTCTCCACCATGGAGCCGCATGCAAAACAGCTGTCAAAGCTTTTGAGGAAGGATGTGACCTACGTCGATGATATCTTCGGCAGCATGGCCAGGGATGCGATACGCTCCCTCGAGTCGGGTGAGATTCTGCTGCTGGAGAACACCAGATTCTATGCTGAGGAGAGTTTGTCAAGAAGCCCTGCAGATCACGCAAAGAGCCACATGGTGCAGAAACTCGCCCCGCTCTTTGATGTTTTCATAAATGATGCTTTTGCTGTGTCACATAGATCTCATCTCTCTGTTGTCGGCTTTACAGAGGTCCTGCCGAGCGCAGCCGGTATTCTCATGGATAAAGAGATCCAGGCGCTTGATAAGGGTCTGAAGGCCAGCGAGCATCCGTGCGTCTTCGCACTCGGCGGCGCTAAGGTCGACGACTCGATAAAGGTCGCCCAGAACGTGCTCAGGCGTGGTGCGGATTCTGTTCTCGCTCTCGGTCTCGTCTCGGTTGTATTCCTGATGGCAGCTGGGATGAATGTGGGCGAGACAAACCGCAGGTTTGTTGAGAGCCAGGGTTACCTGGATCAGGTCGAGATCGCAAAGAAGATCCTGAACGAGCACCCTGGAAAGGTCATTCTGCCCAGGGACATCGCCGTCGATAGGGATGGCGAGAGGCTTGAGGCGAGCGTGGAGAGCATACCCGACTACCCCATCTCAGATATCGGGCTCGAGACGATAGTTGAGTTCTCGAAGATCCTGAGATCCGCGAGGGTTGCGGTGCTCAACGGGCCTGCCGGCATCACCGAGAAGGAGAGGTTCGTCCTCGGAACAGCCGAGATCCTGAAGGCCGCGACAGAAGCAGGATATTCGATAGCTGGTGGGGGGCATACGGTTGCAGCGATCGAGAAGCTCGGCCTGGAGTCGCGTTTCTCGCATGTGAGCATGGGCGGCGGCGCGAGCATAACATACCTCTCCGGCGAGCCGATGCCAGGAATCGAGGCGCTGAAGAGCGCCGCAGCGAGGTACCGGAAGCTCTGA
- a CDS encoding DUF1616 domain-containing protein yields the protein MDLIVVAALALITTVIGMSIHAGDGVIAFALQALLFYALISAMLPENKPLGSLLQRITLSIAISLTASLAELALGLREFPVLIVAVLVLFLAVLAHIRRGAVPRRRRFSLQTQRYGLRSSRSKVPQNIVPAIVLLLMIAAISFGYVTVKSEKHEGFTEFYVTGLSMKSDGRATATVGVINHEGVDANYTIAVEVNGGRAAQRDAHLSDGSAYEDTLEWSIPEEAGDLCALRILLYRDGEMLKDYQKTLRISDYITEKPPDNLSAGGEAEPVNITSNVTDGSKNISKSASLRSTSLAATRRVSSGSGRSGSSSGSDYSSSSGGSEEKSAGSERSQNESRTPLNTTGNASATARPDGNATALANTTLAPDSIIDALMNASAIRNQTKEESHDAAVMEASTNASTTSTDLENADHLAAPSPEERSMSAPENESQGIVPPRLGPEIESLWPDKESPQKVGTTVVWTVRASGAANGLSYRFFLNGRPITGWSSIPSWTWYTSGIPAGEYNVSACVRGLDNTDCEDTAWSLYTLLPANLPPELRALAADPEGAQPQGARIRWSAFASDAENDTLLYRFYVDGLPAGGWSGSGVFVMNTSGLAPGNHTVRVDVRDGLHSAENDDSLERVLEIVEANTPPRITGLVPDRESPQPVGSAIKWTASADDPDNDTILYRFLVDGVVVSDWSAEDWFLWNTSGYSEGEHRVSVLARDERGDQESKDAVFSLEKKNSPPRALSLLPDRESPQPVGSRITWSVLAEDPDNDPILYRFFVDDVAVSDWSSSAVFELDTSGLRPGNHTLSVHVRDGMHADHDDAKEKSFELSAPNRPPARLKISSSPESPQPVGSMITWTASADDPDNDTLLYRFSLNGKAVSDWSSSGIWRWNTSGLSPGEYMVGVWVRDGQHAGSAGFDAAQTSKFILNPENRPPEVISLTADRAGPYEPGDEVIWTAVARDPEGDALLYRFFVDGVAVSDWSGTGRWTLTVSEVGRHSITVAVRDGSHENGQSITSVFTVESKRVVNQPPVIESLTPDLSSPQHAGISVIWTAVARDPESAPLLYRFLVDGSPATDWSPSGRFTWNTVGVAAGDHNITVQVSDGSSISSASGNYTIRSMVDEALSGIGSRSSAALGSRNVTSVRVGR from the coding sequence TTGGATCTCATTGTGGTGGCTGCTCTGGCTCTGATCACGACAGTCATCGGCATGAGCATCCATGCGGGAGATGGTGTGATCGCGTTTGCGCTTCAGGCGCTTCTGTTCTATGCACTCATATCAGCGATGCTTCCCGAGAACAAGCCACTTGGATCTCTTCTGCAGAGGATCACACTCAGCATCGCCATCTCCCTGACGGCATCGCTGGCGGAGCTCGCACTGGGCTTGCGGGAGTTTCCCGTGCTGATTGTCGCCGTGCTGGTTTTGTTTCTCGCGGTTCTTGCGCACATCCGGAGGGGGGCGGTGCCGAGGAGGAGACGGTTCTCGCTCCAAACCCAGAGGTACGGTCTCAGAAGCAGTCGAAGTAAAGTCCCGCAGAACATCGTTCCCGCGATCGTTCTTCTTCTGATGATCGCTGCCATATCTTTCGGCTATGTGACGGTGAAGAGCGAGAAGCATGAGGGTTTCACGGAGTTCTACGTGACCGGTCTGAGCATGAAGAGCGATGGGCGCGCGACAGCGACAGTTGGTGTCATAAACCATGAGGGGGTGGATGCAAACTACACGATCGCTGTTGAGGTGAATGGAGGGAGGGCGGCCCAGAGGGACGCACATCTGTCTGATGGTAGCGCATACGAGGACACGCTGGAGTGGAGCATACCCGAAGAAGCAGGTGATCTCTGCGCGCTCAGAATTCTTCTCTACAGGGATGGCGAGATGTTAAAGGACTACCAGAAGACCCTGAGGATCAGCGATTACATCACAGAAAAGCCGCCTGATAACCTCTCTGCAGGCGGGGAAGCGGAGCCCGTGAATATAACATCGAATGTCACGGACGGCTCGAAGAACATCTCCAAGAGCGCATCTCTTCGCAGCACATCACTGGCCGCCACGCGGCGGGTGTCATCGGGATCCGGTAGATCTGGATCCTCCAGCGGCTCGGACTACTCATCCTCATCAGGAGGATCTGAGGAGAAGAGCGCTGGTTCTGAAAGGTCGCAGAACGAGAGCAGAACGCCTCTGAATACGACCGGCAATGCATCAGCAACAGCAAGGCCTGACGGAAACGCAACCGCCCTCGCGAACACCACGCTGGCTCCTGACTCCATAATTGATGCTTTGATGAACGCTTCAGCCATCCGGAATCAGACGAAAGAAGAATCTCACGATGCTGCAGTCATGGAGGCATCAACGAATGCATCCACAACCTCAACGGACCTCGAGAATGCAGATCATTTGGCTGCGCCATCTCCGGAGGAGAGGAGCATGAGCGCGCCGGAGAATGAATCTCAGGGGATCGTTCCTCCGAGGCTGGGCCCCGAGATCGAGAGCCTTTGGCCGGATAAGGAGAGCCCCCAGAAGGTAGGAACCACGGTTGTCTGGACTGTAAGGGCTTCAGGGGCCGCGAATGGCCTGAGCTACAGGTTCTTTTTGAACGGCAGGCCGATCACCGGCTGGAGCAGCATCCCGAGCTGGACATGGTACACATCAGGAATCCCGGCTGGCGAGTACAACGTGAGCGCGTGTGTGAGAGGCTTGGATAACACGGACTGCGAGGATACGGCATGGTCGCTGTACACACTCCTTCCGGCGAACCTGCCGCCGGAACTCAGAGCACTGGCAGCTGATCCTGAGGGGGCTCAGCCTCAGGGTGCACGGATCAGATGGTCAGCTTTTGCGTCGGACGCGGAGAATGACACGCTGCTGTACAGGTTCTATGTTGACGGCCTTCCTGCTGGGGGGTGGTCTGGATCTGGCGTGTTTGTTATGAACACATCCGGTCTAGCTCCGGGGAACCATACGGTCCGCGTTGATGTGAGGGACGGACTCCATTCAGCTGAAAATGATGATTCTCTGGAGAGGGTCCTAGAGATTGTTGAGGCTAACACCCCTCCAAGGATAACCGGACTGGTGCCTGACAGAGAGAGCCCGCAGCCCGTGGGATCGGCCATAAAATGGACAGCCTCAGCAGACGATCCTGATAACGATACCATCCTGTACAGGTTCCTGGTCGATGGCGTTGTAGTGAGCGACTGGTCGGCGGAAGATTGGTTCTTATGGAACACGAGCGGATACAGCGAGGGAGAGCACAGGGTGAGCGTTCTGGCGAGAGATGAGCGCGGTGATCAGGAGAGTAAGGATGCGGTCTTCTCTCTGGAAAAGAAGAACTCTCCACCCAGGGCGCTGAGCCTTCTGCCGGACAGGGAGAGCCCGCAGCCTGTGGGCTCGAGGATCACCTGGAGCGTCCTGGCAGAGGATCCAGATAACGATCCGATCCTGTACAGGTTCTTTGTTGATGATGTGGCTGTGAGCGACTGGTCCTCGTCTGCGGTCTTCGAGCTCGATACATCGGGGCTCCGGCCTGGCAATCACACACTCAGTGTTCATGTGAGAGACGGCATGCACGCGGATCATGATGATGCAAAGGAGAAGAGCTTCGAGCTCAGCGCCCCCAACAGGCCGCCAGCCAGGCTGAAGATCTCATCCTCTCCAGAAAGCCCGCAGCCTGTGGGCTCTATGATAACATGGACCGCATCGGCGGATGATCCCGACAACGACACGCTGCTGTACAGGTTCTCTCTGAACGGGAAGGCTGTGTCCGACTGGTCCTCGTCAGGCATCTGGAGATGGAACACATCCGGTTTGTCCCCGGGGGAGTACATGGTTGGAGTGTGGGTCAGGGACGGACAGCATGCTGGTTCCGCAGGTTTTGATGCTGCCCAGACATCGAAGTTCATACTGAACCCTGAGAATCGACCACCTGAGGTGATATCCCTCACCGCTGACAGGGCAGGACCCTACGAGCCCGGGGATGAGGTGATATGGACCGCGGTGGCGAGGGATCCAGAGGGCGATGCGCTGCTGTACAGGTTCTTTGTCGATGGCGTGGCTGTGAGCGACTGGTCGGGCACAGGCCGCTGGACTTTGACTGTCTCAGAGGTGGGAAGGCACAGCATCACAGTGGCTGTGAGGGATGGGTCTCATGAGAACGGCCAGAGCATCACATCCGTGTTCACGGTGGAGTCAAAGAGGGTCGTGAACCAGCCGCCTGTGATCGAAAGCCTCACGCCAGATCTGAGCAGCCCGCAGCACGCCGGCATATCTGTGATATGGACCGCGGTGGCGCGCGACCCGGAGAGTGCTCCTCTGCTTTACAGATTCCTGGTGGACGGCTCGCCCGCCACAGACTGGTCGCCGTCCGGCAGGTTCACCTGGAACACCGTGGGTGTGGCAGCTGGTGATCACAACATCACGGTGCAGGTCAGTGATGGAAGCAGCATCAGCAGCGCGTCAGGCAATTATACAATACGATCCATGGTGGACGAGGCTCTCAGCGGCATCGGCTCCAGGAGCAGCGCTGCCCTCGGGAGCAGGAACGTGACATCCGTAAGGGTTGGAAGGTAG
- a CDS encoding MgtC/SapB family protein, which produces MEFADLYPFVMAMIIGALIGVERQKRIVEDKTRGVAGLRTFVLIALLGALAASLSEIFGDLFIVVAYAGFLILVGTGYATASRIIGWLDFTSAVAAAITFLLGALCCFEESMLLAVALSILVTWTLAIRKTVHRYVEAISDTELLDTLKMGLVALVILPLLPDRALDPLEVLNPRRIWMMVVLVSLISYVGYILIRVLGDDRGITLTGILGGIVSSTAVTMSMASEVRARSQSLASAVFATTLASCTMFPRILLIVMLVNVELLLPLSAQLAAMAVVGVVLAYVLRKNAAPIESRVAHKDPFRLIPALKFGVLFAFILFVTKLASISLGETGSYAAGVISGLADVDAVVLAMATLAAGSISSETAVIAIMLAAITNTALKLSIAFIMGSREFGMEMAKVFIPMMAVGIMVLFWYVNALPHLSQLL; this is translated from the coding sequence ATGGAGTTCGCAGACCTCTATCCCTTCGTAATGGCCATGATCATCGGAGCGCTGATAGGAGTCGAGCGCCAGAAAAGAATCGTAGAGGACAAAACCAGGGGCGTGGCCGGCCTCCGCACGTTCGTGCTCATAGCGCTTCTGGGCGCTCTTGCGGCCAGCCTCTCGGAGATCTTCGGTGATCTGTTTATTGTGGTTGCATATGCCGGCTTTCTCATACTTGTGGGAACAGGATATGCCACAGCATCCAGGATCATTGGATGGCTCGATTTCACATCCGCTGTCGCTGCTGCGATCACATTTCTCCTTGGAGCGCTCTGCTGCTTCGAGGAGAGCATGCTTCTGGCGGTTGCCCTCTCGATTCTCGTCACTTGGACTCTGGCCATCAGGAAGACAGTCCACAGATACGTCGAGGCGATCAGCGATACAGAGCTGCTCGACACGCTCAAGATGGGGCTTGTGGCGCTTGTGATACTCCCCCTTCTGCCCGACCGGGCGCTGGATCCCCTTGAGGTTCTGAATCCGAGAAGGATATGGATGATGGTCGTTCTTGTGAGCCTGATAAGCTATGTGGGCTACATTCTCATAAGAGTGCTTGGAGATGATCGGGGGATCACGCTCACAGGAATTCTTGGCGGTATTGTCTCCAGCACCGCTGTCACGATGAGCATGGCATCAGAGGTGAGGGCGAGAAGCCAGTCGCTGGCATCTGCTGTCTTCGCCACAACCCTGGCAAGCTGCACGATGTTCCCTCGAATACTTCTGATAGTTATGCTTGTCAACGTGGAGCTGCTTCTGCCACTCTCAGCCCAGCTCGCAGCAATGGCGGTAGTCGGCGTGGTTCTGGCGTATGTTCTCAGAAAGAATGCCGCACCGATCGAGAGCCGTGTAGCGCACAAGGATCCGTTCAGATTGATTCCCGCGCTGAAGTTCGGCGTGCTCTTCGCCTTCATACTCTTTGTCACAAAGCTCGCATCCATCTCACTGGGGGAGACCGGAAGCTACGCGGCGGGTGTGATCTCCGGGCTGGCGGATGTTGATGCTGTTGTTCTTGCAATGGCGACGCTTGCAGCAGGGAGCATCAGCAGCGAGACCGCGGTCATCGCCATAATGCTCGCAGCGATAACGAACACTGCGCTAAAGCTATCAATCGCATTCATCATGGGCAGCAGGGAGTTCGGAATGGAGATGGCGAAGGTCTTCATTCCAATGATGGCAGTGGGGATCATGGTGCTTTTCTGGTATGTCAATGCCCTCCCTCACCTCAGCCAGCTTCTCTGA
- a CDS encoding histidinol phosphate phosphatase domain-containing protein, producing the protein MIDLHTHTVFSDGELIPAELLRRAEAIGYTAIAITDHVDFTNVEHVVGSMLKVKEMEDAYSLKVIPGVEITHVPPGKIERLVLLSRALGAEIVVVHGETPVEPVAHGTNRAAIEAGVDLLAHPGFITLEEAELARENDVVLEITSRLGHNITNGHVVRVAKKAGAKMAVNTDTHDPEDLITSKRAVEIAIGAGLTREEAVELLRDHPLASQLGLERSGI; encoded by the coding sequence ATGATAGACCTCCATACGCACACGGTCTTCAGCGATGGTGAGCTAATTCCAGCCGAGCTACTCAGACGTGCTGAGGCGATCGGGTACACGGCCATAGCGATAACGGATCACGTCGACTTCACGAACGTGGAGCATGTCGTCGGAAGCATGCTTAAAGTGAAGGAGATGGAGGATGCCTACTCCCTCAAGGTGATTCCAGGGGTCGAGATAACCCATGTTCCACCGGGAAAGATAGAGCGGCTTGTGCTTCTCTCGAGAGCCCTTGGCGCTGAGATCGTGGTGGTCCATGGTGAAACCCCGGTCGAGCCGGTTGCGCATGGAACCAACAGAGCTGCGATAGAGGCCGGCGTGGATCTGCTCGCGCACCCGGGTTTCATCACCCTGGAGGAGGCTGAGCTCGCCCGCGAGAACGATGTCGTGCTGGAGATAACATCCAGGCTGGGACACAACATCACAAACGGACATGTTGTGCGCGTTGCAAAGAAAGCAGGCGCAAAGATGGCTGTGAACACCGACACACACGATCCCGAAGACCTGATCACATCAAAGAGGGCGGTGGAGATAGCTATCGGCGCCGGACTGACACGGGAGGAGGCTGTGGAACTGTTGAGAGACCATCCGCTGGCCTCACAGCTGGGACTTGAGCGCTCCGGCATCTGA
- a CDS encoding HEAT repeat domain-containing protein: MPLRADAEKVDRFIKDLKDDSSTVRARAAEALGKIGDPKAVGPLIDALLDVDASVRSEAAEALGKIKDSRAVEPLSRALTDANALVRWNAAWALGSIGDRRAVEALIGVLNDMSQDVRLNAACALGSIGDPRAVEPLIPMLKDTSWKVRYHVTRALGLIGDPKVISHLESISDESPIVQKAVRETIERLRQR; this comes from the coding sequence ATGCCGCTGAGAGCTGATGCTGAAAAGGTCGATAGGTTCATAAAAGATCTGAAGGACGACAGCTCCACGGTCCGGGCGCGGGCCGCGGAGGCGCTCGGTAAGATCGGCGACCCGAAAGCGGTGGGGCCCCTGATCGATGCGCTTCTCGATGTGGATGCGAGCGTGAGATCAGAGGCCGCGGAGGCGCTGGGGAAGATCAAAGACTCCAGGGCGGTGGAGCCGCTGAGCAGAGCCCTGACCGATGCGAACGCTCTTGTGAGATGGAACGCTGCCTGGGCCCTTGGGAGCATAGGCGATCGCAGGGCGGTGGAGGCGCTCATCGGGGTTCTCAATGACATGAGCCAGGATGTGAGGCTGAACGCAGCATGCGCTCTCGGCAGCATCGGCGATCCGAGGGCTGTCGAGCCGCTGATTCCAATGCTGAAAGATACAAGCTGGAAGGTCAGGTATCATGTGACAAGAGCTCTGGGGCTTATAGGCGACCCGAAGGTCATCAGCCACCTGGAAAGCATAAGCGATGAGAGCCCGATAGTCCAGAAGGCGGTCAGGGAGACCATAGAGCGACTCAGGCAGCGCTGA
- a CDS encoding lamin tail domain-containing protein gives MRSVIIMIALLSCCSAAGVLLNEVELGPPEGSSEWVELYNPGNESVVIGGWCVRIIDESWIGEIRLPDNALIEPHGFYVALGRKEWMHNSSGVVQLIDDTGNVVDESPLRRDTLKNEMTWGRYPDGRDTDTAGDWGYMMGTMGAPNTISAKA, from the coding sequence ATGAGATCTGTTATTATCATGATTGCACTTCTCTCGTGCTGCAGCGCAGCAGGTGTGCTCCTGAACGAGGTGGAGCTCGGCCCGCCGGAGGGATCGAGCGAGTGGGTTGAGCTCTACAACCCTGGGAACGAGAGCGTCGTGATCGGCGGATGGTGCGTGCGAATAATAGATGAAAGCTGGATTGGCGAGATTCGTCTGCCGGATAACGCCCTGATCGAGCCGCACGGCTTCTATGTCGCACTTGGCAGGAAGGAGTGGATGCACAACAGCAGCGGCGTGGTTCAGCTCATCGATGATACCGGGAATGTCGTGGATGAGTCACCTCTTAGAAGAGACACGCTCAAGAACGAGATGACATGGGGGAGGTACCCTGACGGGCGCGACACAGACACGGCAGGCGACTGGGGATACATGATGGGCACGATGGGCGCGCCAAACACGATATCAGCCAAAGCATAG